The DNA sequence ttcgatccctggtcggggaactaagatcccgcaagccacacagtgcgaccaaaatatatatatatatttatatatgaaaaagaaagaaagaaagagagagacagagagagagagagacgaagggagggagggagggagggagggagggaggaaggaaggaaggaaggaaggaaggaaggaaggaaggaaggaaatgccaACAAGCCCAAAGAGAAAAGTCAACATCCCTCAAAATCCCACCACTCAGAGAATTCCTATTGTGGTGAACAGGGAACTCAGAGGGCAGACTTTTGGGTTCAAACTCCATATGTGTCCCTTACTGGAGAGTGACGGGGGCAAGTCActgcacctctctgggcctcaggttccccCGTCTGTAACACGGTGATATAATAGTACCTAGCTCAAAGGTGTGCTGTAAGGATGAACGGAGATAAGGTGGGTGGTAGATGTGTTAGCTCAGGTCCGGTAGAGAGGAGCCTCGGTCAACAGCTGTCATCCGTAGTCACCTGCTGACCTAGGGTAAGGGCCAGAGTCTTCAAGCCCCAGagtcttcctccccacccccatccctgcatCACGCTGAGCCCTGGAGAGAACTCtaaggcagggggcaggggtcaTTTCCAGGGCTCAAGACTTCCTCCCCAGCGGCACGCCTTAGTTCTGCCAGCTCAATAGGATTGACATCCAAGCTTCTTCTCGGGGCTTTGCAGACCGGGGTCTTGGGGATGCATGGCGGACCATGACGGGGTTCCCAAGGTATGGCTTGCGTGTGCTGTGATGGGTCTCCCCGAGGATGGAGGGCACCTTCTGTAAGACAGAAACATACTCATCTCACACTGCGGCTGGCCAGAACTTGAACCTGGTTGCGCTGGGTGTGGCCACCGACCGACCACGCCCTATTCACACCTGAACCCGTCGGGAGCATCACCGGAAGTCTCACCGGACGGAGCGTTTTCGTGGGGACACTCAGTGGGGCGATCCGCGGCAAACCCTAAGAGACTGGGGCGTTGGCAACGGGAGCGCCGGGCAAGGACCCGGGATAAATGCTAAACCCAAGCTCAGACGCACAAAACTGGAGAGCAGTTGGAGGGAACGAGGTCAGACCCTAGAGATCTGTCCTCGTGGCGTTCGCTGGTTCTTCAAAACCTCCGAGCAGAAAAGGGAGCCAGCGTTTAAGCAGAGGGTCTTGAGATTCCGAGTCTCTACTTCTCCACGTCCTGTGAAGGTGTGACTCAGTTCACCTATCTGCGAAGTGGGACGATTAATTCCCGCCTCGTGGATGGAGAAACTCTGAGGCGGAACGAGAAGGCCGCGTGCTCCCAGGGGAGGCTGCCAGCCCCAACCCGGCCGGGAGCATCTTCGTGCACCGCAGACCGTTTTCTGGGGCGGACTCTTCGTTCTTTTCCGCACTTGGGAATTTAGAACGGACCCTTGGCCGCTAGTTCCAGACCGCCTCGGCTGGGGGCGTAGCCGGAAGTGCCCCTACGGAAACCGGCGGGTCCGCGCGCGGCACCTCACCATGGCGACCGCGGCGGCTCCGCGGCGCTTCTGCCGCTGTGCCTGCTTCCGCTCCGAGAACTTGTACGTGGCGCGCTACGGCCTGCACGTGCGCTTCCGGAGCGAGCAGCAGCTGCGCCAGGACTACGGCCCCGTGAGTGGCCCCTACTGGCTCTGCGGGGAAATgggcggggaggggtggcggAGGGGTCGTTTGCTCTGCCTTTGGCGCGCTCAGGTCTGACGACAAGAATGGCTTAATCTTTAGGTACCTCATTGTTTTCAACCTTAAATGGGGATAATGTGGGGATAATGGTATCTTTAGTGAGGTTGTcgtgaggaatgaatgaatgaacgtacATACAAAATGctcagggcagggcctggctcaGAGTACTCCGTCAGTGTTACTACCAAGAGCAGCTGGGAACCCTGCTCTGTGCTCAAGGTGCTTATCGCATTCCATCCTTACAATGATCCTGTGAGGTCGGATCATCTCCATTTCAAggagaaaccgaggctcagagacgtGTAAGTGACTTAAACGTCCCAAGGTCACACCGTCGCGCTCACTGGCCTTTCTGCTCCCAGGTCCTGCGCAGCCGAGGCTGTGTCAGCCCCAAGGACTTCCAGCAGCTGTTGGGAGAGGTAACAACTCCCCGCCCGCCCTCGATTGCTCCCTCTGCACGCAGCCTGGCGCATCAGCAGTGTGAGGAGTCTCCCAGCTCAGGCCTGCCAGCGTCAGACCCTTagacctcccctttcccccttcctgtcCTCACTCGCCACAGCACCTGAGTCCTGgcagcagaaaaagagaaagcggGCAAAACGCCAAGTTGTCTGCCTCATGCCCTTTCGAGATACTTGGGTGCCGGGGAggagtcacttgcccaaggtttcACAGCAGGCGGAGTTGAGGTCCCACCCAGGGCCGCCTGGCTCCTGGCtcttccaccctccccccacGCCACTTCTGCGGCTGCTGCTTGTCTCCCACCCGGGGGTTAAGTGTTGGGAAGCTTCCCAGGACAGCCCGCTGCAGCCTCTGGAACACAAGCTTTGACCTGGACTCTGTTTCCCCTCCTTGAGTGGGCCCAGCTGGCTGAGGAGCAGCGAGGGGTCTCATCCCAGCCAGGCTCAGGCTGGCGCAGCCCTGAGTGGGATGGGCCCCCTTCTGGAAGGATTCCCCTTCAGCTAACAGCTTAGCACCTGCCATTACCCTGGTAGAGTCAGGAGCACAGGGAGACGTTGCTCCCAGCCCTGGCCATGCCCTGggcttcctgagcctcagtttcctcatctgcacagtGGCCTCGGGGGGGATGGGAGGCCCCAACCTCATAACCAGGCCCTGTGTAACCCCAGCTTGAGAAGGAGGTGGAGCGGCGGCAGCGGCTGGGGCAGGAGTCGGCTGCCAGGAAAGCCCTCATTGCGAGCTCCTACCACCCAGCGCGGCCCGATGTCTACAACTCGCTGCAGGTACCTGGCAGGGGGCAGGTTACTGGAAGGAGGCGGAGGAATCCGGGCCTGGGGGCTGTCTGCCCCACGGCCTGTGTGCTCTGCCCCCAGGATGTGGCTCTGGCCCCGGAGTTCCTGGCCGCAGCTGAGTACAGCACATCGCCAGGTGCAGACCTCCAGGGCCTTCTCCAGCGGCTGGAGACAGTTTCGGGTGAGGTCTTGGCCCATCACCTTGCAGCACTGGGGGTGGGAGACTGGGGTCCCTCCACTCACCATATCTGCCTCCAAAAATCAAACCAGCAGGACTGAGAAGGGCTGGCGGGACAGACCCATCAGGAGTAGGGCATCTGTATCCATTCACTCACTTATCCAACAGTTATTCAGTGCCTTGCATCAGACACGCTCAAATAGGGGTGATTGAAGAGGTTAACAAAGGGACAGTTGAGACAAATGTGGGCTAAGGAATCAGCAAGGGATGGGGAGggacccgcccccgcccccgccccggggctAGCAacgggggtggggttgggggtagggagCTGTTCCTATCCCAAGACCTGAAGGAGTGGGCAAGAATGAGGTTTCGTGAACCTGCCAGGACCTGGAGCTGTGGGAGAGGGCTCGCTGGGGAGggacccgcccccgcccccgcccccgccccggggctAGCAacgggggtggggttgggggtagggagCTGTTCCTATCCCAAGACCTGAAGGAGTGGGCAAGAATGAGGTTTCGTGAACCTGCCAGGACCTGGAGCTGTGGGAGAGGGCTCGCCGGATGGTTGCACATCTGAATTTGGAGACTAGACCTCAGGGCAGGGTGAGGCTTCAGGGATGAGTGGGGGGCCCAAGAATAGGGCTCTCCTGCCGCACGTTATGTCGTTTAATCATCTCAAGAGCCCTGAGAGGTGAGTACTCACGtcatccccattgtacagatgaggaaactgaggctgggggaaGTGAAAAGGTTATGGGCGGATTGAAACCCACACCGGAGCTCCCGGCCCACCGACTGTCCCTCCCTCCACAGAGGAGAAGCGTATCTACCGGCTGCCGGTGTTCACAGCGCCGTTCTGCCAGGCCCTGCTGGAGGAGCTGGAGCACTTCGAGCAGTCGGACATGCCCAAGGGAAGACCGAACACCATGAACAACTACGGGGTGGGTGAGGCTCCACCCGGTGGGCCCGAGGAGGTGGGG is a window from the Physeter macrocephalus isolate SW-GA unplaced genomic scaffold, ASM283717v5 random_210, whole genome shotgun sequence genome containing:
- the OGFOD2 gene encoding 2-oxoglutarate and iron-dependent oxygenase domain-containing protein 2 — its product is MATAAAPRRFCRCACFRSENLYVARYGLHVRFRSEQQLRQDYGPVLRSRGCVSPKDFQQLLGELEKEVERRQRLGQESAARKALIASSYHPARPDVYNSLQDVALAPEFLAAAEYSTSPGADLQGLLQRLETVSEEKRIYRLPVFTAPFCQALLEELEHFEQSDMPKGRPNTMNNYGVLLHELGLDEPLVTPLRERFLQPLMALLYPEYRGCLDTHRAFVVKYAPGQDRELGCHYDNAELTLNVALGKAFTGGALYFGDLFQAPSALANPLEVEHMVGQGILHRGGQLHGARPLGTGERWNLVVWLRASAVRNRLCPMCCREPDLVDDEGFGDGFTREEPATVDVCALT